A window of the Butyricimonas virosa genome harbors these coding sequences:
- a CDS encoding RNA polymerase sigma factor yields MKVSEDIDVQMLNEFKQGRLEMLYRRLYPALLLYAVRYAGEQNGFLAEDCVQNAVFNAWKRRLQFESVESLKSFLYISIKNEIVSLHRKAKASERYLSQLEDEVFFQNSVIDQETQLLLYYAIRSLPERERQIFELSCIEGLKITDIAEQLNVSESTVKKTKAKALDILREKLPRELFLFFFVLKS; encoded by the coding sequence ATGAAAGTGTCAGAAGATATTGATGTTCAGATGTTGAACGAGTTCAAGCAAGGGCGTTTGGAGATGTTGTATAGGCGTCTGTATCCAGCACTATTGTTGTATGCCGTGCGGTATGCGGGAGAACAAAATGGTTTTCTGGCCGAGGATTGCGTGCAGAACGCGGTGTTCAACGCGTGGAAAAGACGGCTGCAATTTGAGTCGGTGGAGTCATTGAAATCTTTCCTTTATATTTCTATCAAGAATGAAATTGTTAGCCTTCACCGGAAGGCGAAAGCGAGTGAGCGTTATCTGTCACAATTGGAAGACGAAGTGTTTTTTCAGAACAGCGTGATTGATCAAGAGACTCAATTATTACTATATTATGCTATCCGGAGTTTACCGGAAAGGGAACGGCAAATCTTTGAATTGAGTTGTATTGAAGGGTTGAAAATTACGGATATTGCTGAACAATTGAATGTGTCGGAGAGTACGGTAAAGAAGACGAAAGCCAAAGCGTTGGATATTTTACGGGAAAAGTTGCCGAGGGAGTTATTTTTATTCTTTTTTGTTTTGAAAAGCTGA
- the rpsO gene encoding 30S ribosomal protein S15, with protein MYLTSEKKEELFSQYGKSNKDTGSVESQVALFSYRIAHLTEHLKKNHKDFATQRSLIKLVGKRRALLDYMKKRDIERYRAIVKALNLRK; from the coding sequence ATGTATTTGACATCAGAAAAGAAAGAAGAACTTTTTTCACAGTACGGGAAGTCTAATAAAGATACCGGCTCTGTTGAGTCACAAGTAGCTTTATTTTCCTACCGTATCGCTCATTTAACTGAGCACTTGAAGAAAAACCACAAAGATTTCGCTACTCAAAGATCTTTGATTAAATTGGTTGGAAAACGTAGAGCGTTGCTTGATTACATGAAGAAGAGAGATATCGAGAGATATCGTGCTATCGTTAAAGCATTGAATTTACGTAAATAA
- a CDS encoding DUF1573 domain-containing protein, translating into MKILIYSILLLIPTLSLGQRAKIAFEKTTFNMGLVQENGGKVTHEFKFTNKGKAPLLIKFIETTCGCTTPKWNRKPIPPGDSGVVTVTFNPKDRPGVFSKKIIVYTNATPPNIVLRLEGEVITKSVDIPTTYPIVVGNLRFTTDTIRLKQAETKHQIINLINTGKKNISILSIFKPDYLEVDCTPLTLGKEMMGNLIIRYLPKHADKIKPDDYVLIKTDQGTTHKFMISNK; encoded by the coding sequence ATGAAGATACTTATATATTCAATATTACTTTTAATCCCAACACTATCATTGGGCCAGCGGGCCAAGATCGCATTCGAAAAGACCACGTTCAACATGGGACTCGTGCAAGAAAACGGGGGAAAAGTAACTCACGAATTTAAATTTACAAACAAAGGGAAAGCTCCCCTGTTGATAAAATTTATAGAAACCACGTGTGGTTGCACCACTCCCAAATGGAACAGGAAACCCATTCCTCCCGGAGACAGCGGTGTCGTTACCGTCACGTTCAACCCGAAAGACCGCCCCGGCGTGTTCTCTAAAAAAATTATCGTGTACACGAACGCCACTCCCCCGAACATCGTATTGCGTTTAGAAGGAGAAGTCATCACGAAATCGGTTGACATCCCAACAACCTACCCCATCGTGGTGGGTAACTTGCGTTTCACCACGGACACAATCCGCTTAAAACAGGCAGAGACGAAACACCAGATCATAAACCTGATCAACACGGGTAAAAAGAACATATCGATTCTGTCGATTTTCAAACCTGACTACCTGGAAGTGGATTGCACCCCTCTCACGCTGGGCAAGGAAATGATGGGTAACCTCATCATCCGGTATCTCCCGAAACACGCAGACAAGATCAAGCCGGATGATTACGTCCTCATCAAAACAGATCAGGGAACGACACACAAGTTCATGATTTCGAACAAGTAA
- a CDS encoding FecR family protein has protein sequence MEKLEEQVFKISRLIFKEVTGEISDEEQRYLEWWRGRNPDNERLYRELRDGRRVMGEVKQLEGVEVIRPLEGMHLRIREEERRLSQRRWQWGVAAAAVVAVFVGCFYLFPVDDRQESMPLAKTEQPIKAGGVRAVLRLEDGRVVDLETLAEGVKVGGVDAVKIDERRLSYAGQGKVEGEKRKKLVYNEVEVPRGGEFDLILADGTTVWLNAGSKLRYPVEFVGKERRVFLEGEAYFSVTKDADMPFRVEILQQTVEVLGTEFNVSGYMDEAAIYTTLVTGKVKVETDSGENMVLAPGEQSMLDCRDGHLDKQEVDVEKVIAWKKGMFILEEQTLEQIMQKFARWYDMEVVYRDEELKNIIFKGVVPRYTELREVLNILEKTNEVKFDIEERMVIVFK, from the coding sequence ATGGAAAAATTAGAAGAACAGGTCTTTAAAATTTCACGATTGATCTTCAAGGAGGTGACGGGGGAAATTTCGGATGAAGAGCAACGCTATCTGGAATGGTGGCGGGGAAGGAATCCGGATAACGAGCGGTTGTATCGTGAGTTGAGGGATGGGCGGCGAGTGATGGGTGAGGTGAAACAGTTGGAGGGAGTGGAGGTGATACGTCCATTGGAAGGGATGCACCTGCGTATTCGTGAGGAAGAACGACGATTGAGTCAGAGAAGATGGCAGTGGGGAGTGGCAGCAGCGGCTGTTGTGGCCGTGTTCGTGGGGTGCTTTTATTTGTTCCCGGTAGATGATAGACAGGAGTCCATGCCTTTGGCAAAGACGGAACAACCCATTAAAGCCGGGGGTGTGCGTGCGGTTTTGAGATTGGAAGATGGACGGGTGGTCGATTTGGAGACTTTGGCAGAAGGAGTGAAAGTAGGAGGCGTGGATGCCGTGAAGATTGATGAGCGGCGATTATCGTACGCGGGGCAAGGAAAGGTCGAGGGGGAAAAAAGAAAGAAATTAGTGTATAATGAGGTAGAGGTACCGAGGGGAGGAGAGTTTGATTTGATCTTGGCGGACGGGACTACCGTGTGGTTGAATGCCGGGAGTAAGTTACGTTATCCGGTGGAGTTTGTGGGAAAAGAACGACGGGTGTTCTTGGAGGGAGAGGCTTATTTTTCTGTGACTAAAGATGCGGATATGCCGTTCCGGGTGGAGATATTGCAACAGACGGTAGAGGTGTTGGGAACCGAATTTAACGTGTCCGGGTATATGGATGAGGCAGCGATTTACACGACCTTGGTGACCGGAAAGGTAAAGGTGGAAACCGATAGCGGGGAAAATATGGTACTTGCACCTGGGGAGCAGAGTATGTTGGATTGTCGGGATGGGCATCTTGACAAACAGGAAGTGGATGTAGAGAAAGTGATTGCTTGGAAAAAGGGAATGTTTATTCTCGAGGAGCAAACCTTGGAGCAGATCATGCAAAAATTTGCAAGGTGGTATGACATGGAGGTTGTATACCGGGATGAAGAGTTGAAAAACATTATCTTTAAAGGAGTTGTGCCGCGGTATACAGAGTTGAGAGAGGTGCTGAATATTTTGGAAAAAACAAATGAGGTGAAATTTGATATAGAAGAAAGGATGGTGATCGTTTTCAAATAA
- the pnp gene encoding polyribonucleotide nucleotidyltransferase, whose amino-acid sequence MNIIEKSITLKDGRVITLETGKLAKQADGAVMLKMGNTMLLATVCSAQEAGPDVDFMPLSVDYKEKFSAVGRFPGGFTRREGRASDYEILVSRLIDRALRPLFPDDYHAETFVQVTLYSGDEESMPDCLAGLAASAAIAVSDIPFHGPISEVRVARVNGELMINPTKSELATADLDIMVAATYENIMMVEGEMNEVSEKEMLDAIKFAHEAIKDHCLVQMELAKAVNKEKRAYCHEVNDEELRKDVWAKCYDKAYAVARKCNADKHLREKLFTEVKEGYLESLPEEERDEKKNMVSRYYHDVEKEAVRRMILDEGLRLDGRTTEQIRPIWCEAGPLPGPHGSSIFTRGETQSLSTVTLGTKLDEKIIDEATEQGKEKFLLHYNFPPFSTGEAKASRGVGRREIGHGNLAHRALKRMLPDNYPYTVRVVSDILESNGSSSMATVCAGTLALMDAGIPIKKPVTGIAMGLITDNEKYAVLSDILGDEDHLGDMDFKVTGTVDGITATQMDIKVDGLPYEILEKALDQARRGRLHIMNIIKETLPEPRPDLKPHAPRMVTLTVDKDQIGAIIGPGGKIIQDIQEKSGAVIVIEEVGNQGIVDIAATNAESIEIAVARIKAIACKPEVGEIYEGVVKTITAFGAFVEFLPGKDGLLHVSEIDHKRVEKVEDVLKEGDRVRVKLIDIDPKTGKFKLSRKVLLPKPEGMEQNDRQNRGERQDRGERQDRGPRQDRGDRPHRDRGPRPERKENQE is encoded by the coding sequence ATGAACATTATTGAAAAAAGCATTACCCTGAAAGATGGTCGGGTAATAACATTGGAAACCGGGAAGTTAGCCAAACAAGCAGACGGTGCTGTCATGCTGAAAATGGGTAACACGATGTTGTTGGCTACGGTTTGTTCCGCACAAGAGGCTGGTCCGGACGTGGACTTCATGCCTTTGTCGGTAGATTATAAAGAAAAATTTTCAGCCGTGGGACGTTTCCCCGGAGGTTTCACCCGTAGAGAGGGAAGAGCTTCCGATTACGAGATTTTGGTATCCCGTCTGATCGACCGGGCGCTGAGACCTTTGTTCCCGGATGATTATCATGCTGAAACTTTTGTGCAGGTAACGTTGTACTCTGGTGATGAAGAGTCTATGCCGGATTGTTTGGCCGGATTGGCTGCCTCGGCAGCTATCGCTGTGAGTGATATTCCTTTCCACGGTCCTATTTCTGAGGTACGTGTAGCTCGTGTGAACGGGGAGTTGATGATTAACCCGACAAAGAGCGAGTTGGCAACTGCTGACTTGGATATCATGGTTGCAGCGACCTACGAGAATATCATGATGGTTGAGGGTGAGATGAATGAGGTTTCTGAGAAAGAAATGCTCGATGCTATTAAATTTGCCCATGAAGCCATTAAAGATCATTGCTTGGTTCAGATGGAACTGGCAAAAGCCGTGAACAAAGAAAAACGGGCTTATTGTCATGAAGTGAATGATGAAGAGTTACGTAAGGATGTTTGGGCTAAATGTTACGATAAAGCGTATGCTGTTGCTCGTAAATGTAACGCTGATAAGCATTTACGTGAGAAGTTGTTTACCGAAGTGAAAGAAGGATATTTAGAATCACTTCCGGAAGAAGAGAGAGACGAGAAGAAAAATATGGTTTCCCGTTATTACCATGACGTGGAGAAAGAGGCCGTGCGGAGAATGATTTTGGATGAGGGGTTACGTCTGGACGGACGAACGACCGAACAGATTCGCCCGATTTGGTGTGAAGCCGGGCCTCTTCCGGGACCTCATGGTTCTTCTATTTTTACCCGCGGTGAAACGCAGTCATTGTCCACGGTAACTTTAGGAACCAAACTGGATGAAAAGATTATAGATGAGGCTACTGAACAAGGAAAAGAAAAATTCCTGTTGCATTATAACTTCCCGCCGTTCTCAACGGGAGAGGCAAAAGCCAGTCGCGGTGTAGGTCGTCGTGAAATTGGTCATGGAAACTTGGCTCATCGTGCCTTAAAACGTATGTTGCCGGACAACTATCCTTACACGGTACGTGTTGTTTCTGATATTTTGGAATCTAACGGTTCATCTTCCATGGCAACGGTATGCGCCGGAACTTTGGCTTTGATGGATGCCGGTATTCCGATCAAAAAACCGGTAACGGGTATCGCCATGGGATTGATCACCGATAACGAGAAATATGCCGTGTTGTCAGACATCTTGGGTGACGAGGATCACTTGGGAGATATGGACTTCAAGGTAACCGGAACGGTAGACGGTATCACCGCAACCCAGATGGATATTAAAGTAGACGGTCTTCCTTACGAGATTCTGGAGAAAGCTCTGGATCAAGCCCGGAGAGGTCGTTTGCACATCATGAATATTATTAAGGAAACCTTACCTGAACCTCGTCCTGACTTGAAACCGCACGCACCGCGTATGGTTACGCTTACAGTAGATAAGGATCAGATCGGAGCTATCATTGGCCCCGGAGGAAAGATTATTCAGGATATTCAGGAGAAATCCGGAGCGGTTATCGTTATTGAAGAAGTGGGTAATCAGGGTATCGTGGATATTGCTGCCACCAATGCAGAATCAATCGAGATTGCCGTTGCCCGCATCAAGGCTATTGCCTGCAAACCTGAAGTTGGAGAGATTTACGAGGGAGTTGTAAAGACAATTACCGCTTTCGGTGCTTTCGTGGAATTCTTGCCGGGTAAAGATGGTTTGTTGCACGTGTCCGAGATCGATCACAAACGCGTAGAGAAAGTGGAGGATGTATTGAAAGAGGGGGATCGGGTACGTGTGAAATTGATCGATATTGATCCGAAAACCGGAAAATTCAAACTTTCCCGTAAGGTGTTGTTGCCTAAACCGGAAGGTATGGAGCAAAATGATCGTCAAAATCGCGGCGAGCGCCAAGATAGAGGCGAACGTCAAGATCGCGGACCTAGACAAGATCGGGGAGATCGCCCCCATCGCGACAGAGGTCCTAGACCGGAAAGAAAAGAAAATCAAGAATAG